In Prunus dulcis chromosome 2, ALMONDv2, whole genome shotgun sequence, a single genomic region encodes these proteins:
- the LOC117618792 gene encoding acidic endochitinase-like yields the protein MSLWHQTHNTTTMAALFTKFCSQALIIFLLLLPALFSQSYAGVVVVYWGQNGGEGSLTDTCNTGKYRIVNIGFLSKFGNGQKPEINLAGHCNPASNGCQGVGAGIKNCQSKGIKVLLSIGGSAGNYGLSSDADANSVADYLWNNFLGGQSNSRPLGNAVLDGIDFDIEEGGPFYAALARRLSDYSKRGKKVYLSAAPQCPFPDQYLNGALSTGLFDYVWVQFYNNPQCEFTTSNPNAFKNSWNKWTSSIKAGQFFVGVPASRQAARNGFVNPNDLKNQVLPFVKGSPKYGGVMLYDKFNDDKSGYSSQIRGSV from the coding sequence ATGAGCCTTTGGCATCAAACTCATAACACAACAACTATGGCAGCCTTGTTCACCAAGTTTTGTTCTCAAGCTCTCATTATCTTCCTACTACTTCTCCCAGCCTTGTTTTCCCAATCCTATGCCGGAGTCGTTGTGGTTTATTGGGGTCAAAATGGTGGTGAAGGCTCACTCACAGACACATGTAACACTGGAAAATATCGAATTGTAAACATAGGATTTCTCTCAAAATTTGGCAATGGCCAAAAACCTGAAATCAACTTAGCTGGCCACTGTAACCCAGCATCAAACGGCTGCCAAGGAGTGGGGGCTGGCATCAAAAACTGCCAAAGCAAAGGCATCAAGGTCTTGCTTTCGATCGGTGGCAGCGCAGGGAACTATGGACTGTCATCTGATGCTGATGCTAACAGTGTAGCAGACTACCTATGGAACAACTTCTTAGGGGGCCAATCAAACTCAAGGCCTCTAGGCAACGCCGTTTTGGACGGCATTGATTTCGACATCGAGGAAGGTGGACCTTTCTATGCTGCACTTGCTAGGAGGTTGTCTGACTACAGCAAAAGAGGCAAAAAGGTCTACTTAAGTGCAGCACCACAATGCCCATTTCCTGACCAGTATCTCAATGGCGCTTTGTCCACCGGCCTCTTTGACTATGTTTGGGTTCAATTCTACAACAACCCtcaatgtgaatttaccaccAGCAACCCCAATGCCTTCAAGAACTCATGGAACAAATGGACCTCCTCCATAAAAGCCGGCCAGTTCTTCGTCGGGGTTCCGGCTTCCCGTCAAGCTGCTCGCAATGGCTTTGTGAATCCAAATGATCTGAAAAACCAAGTGTTGCCTTTTGTTAAGGGATCTCCCAAGTATGGAGGTGTCATGCTCTATGATAAGTTCAACGATGACAAGAGTGGCTATAGTTCTCAAATTCGAGGCAGTGTGTAA
- the LOC117619387 gene encoding basic endochitinase-like, with the protein MAALFTKFFSQAFTIFLMILPALFSKTNAGVIVVYWGQNAGEGSLTNTCNTGKYRVVNIGFLSKFGNGRRPQINLSGHCNPASNGCQGVRAGIKNCQRKGIKVLLSIGGGAGNYGLSSDADANSVAVYLWNNFLGGQSNSRPLGSAVLDGIDFNIEKGGPHYAALARRLSDYSKRGKKVYLSAAPQCPFPDQYLNGALSTGLFDYVWVQFYNHPQCQFTTSNPNAFRDSWNKWTSIKAGQFFVGLPASRQAADSGFVNPNDLKNQVFPFVKGSPKYGGVMLYDKFNDDKSGYSSQIRGSV; encoded by the coding sequence ATGGCTGCCTTGTTCACTAAGTTTTTTTCTCAAGCTTTCACTATCTTCCTAATGATTCTCCCAGCCCTGTTTTCCAAAACCAATGCCGGAGTCATTGTGGTTTATTGGGGTCAAAATGCTGGTGAGGGCTCACTCACAAACACATGTAACACCGGAAAATATCGAGTCGTAAACATAGGATTTCTCTCAAAATTTGGCAATGGCCGAAGACCTCAAATCAACTTATCTGGCCACTGTAACCCAGCATCAAATGGCTGCCAAGGAGTGAGGGCTGGCATCAAAAACTGCCAAAGAAAAGGCATTAAGGTCCTGCTTTCGATCGGCGGTGGCGCAGGGAACTATGGACTGTCATCTGATGCTGATGCTAACAGTGTAGCAGTCTACCTATGGAACAACTTCTTAGGGGGCCAATCAAACTCAAGGCCTCTAGGCAGCGCCGTTTTGGACGGCATAGATTTCAACATCGAGAAAGGTGGACCTCACTATGCTGCACTTGCTAGGAGGTTGTCTGACTACAGCAAAAGAGGCAAAAAAGTCTACTTAAGTGCAGCACCACAATGCCCATTTCCTGACCAGTATCTCAATGGTGCTCTGTCCACTGGCCTATTCGACTATGTTTGGGTCCAATTCTACAACCACCCTCAGTGTCAATTTACCACCAGCAACCCCAATGCCTTCAGGGACTCATGGAACAAATGGACCTCCATAAAAGCCGGCCAGTTCTTCGTTGGGCTTCCGGCTTCCCGTCAAGCTGCTGACAGTGGCTTTGTGAATCCAAATGATCTGAAAAACCAAGTGTTTCCTTTTGTTAAGGGATCTCCCAAGTATGGAGGTGTCATGCTTTATGATAAGTTCAACGATGACAAGAGTGGCTATAGTTCTCAAATTCGAGGCAGTGTGTAA
- the LOC117618818 gene encoding acidic endochitinase-like, translating into MAAFFTKFCSQAAIVFLLVLPSLVSKSDAGSIVVYWGQNGGEGTLTETCNTGRYQIVNIGFLSKFGRGQAPEINLAGHCNPKSNGCHRASIGIKNCQRKGIKVLLSIGGGFGSYGLSSENDAKNVANYIWNNFLGGRSNSRPLGDAILDGVDFDIEKGGPHYVTLARMLAAHSTRGRKVYLSAAPQCPFPDQHLNAALSTGLFDYVWVQFYNNPQCEFSSRNPNAFKRSWNRWTSSIRAKIFVGLPASRAVAGSGFVPANDLINEVLPFVKRSPKYGGVMLYDKFNDDKSGYSPKIRGRV; encoded by the coding sequence ATGGCTGCCTTCTTTACCAAGTTTTGTTCTCAAGCTGCCATAGTCTTCCTATTGGTTCTCCCTTCCTTGGTTTCCAAATCAGATGCCGGGAGCATTGTAGTTTATTGGGGCCAAAATGGTGGGGAGGGCACCCTAACAGAAACATGTAACACTGGaagataccaaattgtcaacATAGGGTTCCTCTCAAAATTTGGCAGAGGCCAAGCGCCTGAGATCAACCTGGCTGGCCACTGTAACCCGAAGTCAAATGGTTGCCATAGAGCGAGTATTGGCATCAAAAACTGCCAAAGGAAGGGGATTAAGGTCCTGCTTTCGATTGGTGGTGGTTTTGGGAGCTATGGGCTATCATCTGAAAATGATGCTAAGAATGTAGCCAACTACATATGGAACAACTTCTTAGGGGGGAGATCAAATTCAAGGCCTCTAGGTGATGCCATATTGGACGGCGTAGATTTCGACATTGAGAAAGGCGGACCTCATTATGTTACACTTGCTAGAATGTTGGCTGCGCATAGCACAAGGGGCAGAAAAGTGTACTTATCAGCAGCACCACAATGCCCATTTCCTGACCAGCATCTCAATGCTGCATTATCCACCGGTCTGTTTGACTATGTTTGGGTTCAGTTCTACAACAACCCACAGTGTGAATTTAGCTCTAGAAACCCCAATGCCTTCAAGAGATCATGGAACCGATGGACCTCCTCTATACGTGCCAAAATCTTTGTTGGGCTTCCAGCTTCGCGTGCAGTTGCTGGCAGTGGTTTCGTGCCTGCAAATGATCTGATAAACGAAGTGTTACCTTTTGTTAAGAGGTCTCCCAAATATGGCGGTGTCATGCTCTATGACAAGTTCAATGATGACAAGAGTGGCTATAGTCCTAAAATCAGAGGCAGAGTGTAA